Proteins co-encoded in one Thermocladium sp. ECH_B genomic window:
- a CDS encoding malate dehydrogenase, which produces MSTDKTKSWYKVSIEVARLYGGKISVIPKVPVTSLQDFSIYYTPGVAGVSLEIAKDPDKSFDLTWRWNSVVVLTDGTRVLGLGKVGPEAAMPVMEGKALIYKYLGGVDAMPMPIRVKTQEEFVQVAKAIEPSFGGINLEDIESPKCFYLLDTLRRDLAIPVWHDDQQGTAGASLAGLYNALKLTNRRIEDTTIVLYGAGASNIATARLLIAAGARPGNIILVDSKGPLHAERSDMDHLMLSHPWKYDLALKTNSRRAKTMEEAISGADVLIAASTPGPGVVKKEWVRAMNKDSIVFLLANPVPEMWPWEAKEAGARIVATGRSDFPNQVNNSLIFPAVFRGALDVRAKTITDEMIIAVSQELARYAEEKGINEDYIIPSMTEWEIYPRAAAAVAVKAVELGVARRGTTRNEEYERAKRIIDSSRDSLNQLMKIGLIKQIPEELLVEVK; this is translated from the coding sequence ATGAGCACCGACAAGACAAAGTCTTGGTATAAGGTATCCATAGAGGTGGCGAGATTATACGGTGGAAAAATATCCGTAATACCTAAGGTGCCCGTGACAAGCCTTCAGGACTTCTCCATTTACTATACGCCGGGCGTGGCCGGTGTTTCCCTGGAGATAGCAAAGGATCCGGATAAATCATTTGACTTAACGTGGAGGTGGAACTCTGTCGTAGTATTAACTGATGGGACGAGGGTGCTTGGGCTCGGCAAGGTGGGGCCGGAGGCTGCTATGCCGGTCATGGAGGGCAAGGCCTTGATATATAAGTACTTGGGAGGCGTTGATGCAATGCCCATGCCAATAAGGGTTAAGACGCAGGAGGAATTCGTTCAAGTAGCTAAGGCGATAGAGCCATCCTTTGGAGGCATAAATTTAGAGGACATAGAGTCCCCTAAGTGCTTTTACCTGCTTGACACGCTACGACGAGATTTAGCGATACCGGTGTGGCATGATGATCAACAAGGAACCGCGGGCGCCAGCTTGGCTGGTTTATATAATGCCTTGAAACTCACCAATAGGAGGATCGAGGACACGACGATAGTGCTTTATGGTGCCGGGGCCTCTAATATAGCTACTGCGAGGCTCTTGATAGCGGCTGGAGCGAGGCCCGGCAATATAATACTGGTGGATAGTAAGGGGCCCCTTCACGCGGAGAGGAGCGACATGGATCACTTGATGCTCAGCCATCCCTGGAAGTATGATTTAGCCCTGAAAACAAACTCTCGGCGAGCCAAGACAATGGAGGAGGCAATTAGCGGAGCCGATGTTTTGATAGCGGCATCAACCCCGGGACCGGGCGTAGTTAAGAAGGAATGGGTGAGGGCCATGAATAAGGACTCCATAGTCTTCCTACTGGCGAATCCAGTGCCCGAGATGTGGCCATGGGAAGCCAAGGAAGCGGGCGCAAGAATAGTTGCGACTGGGAGAAGCGATTTTCCTAACCAAGTAAATAATAGCCTGATATTTCCCGCCGTCTTCAGGGGCGCATTGGATGTTAGGGCTAAAACCATAACTGATGAAATGATAATAGCAGTATCCCAGGAATTAGCGAGGTACGCGGAGGAGAAGGGGATCAATGAGGACTATATAATACCCAGCATGACTGAGTGGGAAATATATCCAAGGGCAGCGGCGGCCGTCGCCGTAAAGGCAGTGGAGTTAGGGGTTGCCCGTAGAGGCACCACTAGAAATGAGGAGTATGAGAGGGCTAAGCGAATAATAGACTCATCAAGGGACTCACTGAATCAATTAATGAAGATAGGCCTTATAAAGCAGATACCCGAGGAGTTGTTGGTTGAGGTGAAGTGA
- a CDS encoding acyltransferase, protein MVTIREAGERDMEKIIDLVIRLKRLNEEFDPLFKVSSNVAEHAKKYLEECASNKERKLLLIAETDAGEVVGIAVAEIRTRLFYEPSIEGVITDFYVMPEWRRKGVGKQMMDKAIALLKSRGVQLISAEFPAQNQIAVNFYKKYGFRPLTNIYVKEFQ, encoded by the coding sequence ATGGTAACCATACGAGAAGCCGGCGAGAGGGATATGGAGAAAATCATAGACCTAGTAATTAGGTTAAAGAGACTCAATGAGGAATTCGATCCATTATTTAAGGTCAGCAGCAACGTTGCAGAGCACGCCAAGAAGTACCTGGAGGAGTGTGCATCAAATAAGGAGAGGAAACTACTCCTAATAGCGGAGACGGATGCTGGAGAAGTAGTTGGAATAGCGGTGGCCGAGATACGGACCAGGCTCTTCTATGAACCATCGATAGAGGGCGTCATAACTGATTTCTACGTTATGCCGGAGTGGAGGAGGAAGGGAGTGGGCAAGCAAATGATGGATAAGGCAATAGCCCTCCTCAAGTCGAGGGGAGTCCAATTAATATCAGCCGAGTTCCCCGCGCAAAACCAGATAGCGGTCAATTTCTATAAGAAGTATGGATTCAGGCCCCTCACTAATATATACGTCAAGGAGTTTCAGTGA